In a single window of the Salmo trutta chromosome 21, fSalTru1.1, whole genome shotgun sequence genome:
- the LOC115157145 gene encoding general transcription factor II-I repeat domain-containing protein 2-like, with product MAKRKAENRSFLDKWEAEYLFTYVKDKPVCLVCGVNVAVSKEYNIRRHYETKHHDKYKDLDMTQRSQKVEEMKRSLVSQQNMFKKATSQSEAAVKASYIVAAEIAKSARPFNEGEFVKKCMMKVCDLVCPEKKQAFSNVSLSRNTVADRTCDLATNLYDQLMEKGKDFVAFSLAVDESCNASDTAQLSFFIRGVDSNLCVTEELLGFKSMHGTTTGKEIFEEVSKCVTEIKLPWDKLVGLTTDQASAMCGKKSGLVGMVREKMREENCACELTVYHCIIHQESLCAKALKMERVMTTVTQVVNFIRAKGLNHCQFTFFLEECGSEYANMPYHTEVRWLSRGKVLNRCFELREEICQFLETKGKDTAELREQKFLCELAFLCDISSHLDALNLQLQGRGRIITDMYAAVRAFKTKLCLWENQMLQGNPCHFPCCQTIKAQISTAVFPCAQFAEKLSVLAVEFSRQFADFDVQKCRFELLSNPFAVDVENAPTNIQMELIELQCNDTLKSKYDAVGAAQFPRFIPDTMPQLRTQAAQMLSMFGSTYLCEQLFSSLKMTKTTHRRRLTDEHLRSILRISSAQSLSPDIDELASKKRCQVSGLGTSD from the exons ATGGCGAAAAGAAAGGCAGAAAACAGGAGCTTTCTGGACAAGTGGGAGGCAGAATATCTGTTTACATATGTAAAAGACAAACCTGTTTGTCTTGTTTGTGGAGTCAACGTGGCTGTAAGTAAGGAGTACAACATTAGACGACACTATGAAACGAAACACCATGACAAATACAAGGACCTGGACATGACTCAAAGGAGCCAGAAAGTAGAGGAGATGAAAAGAAGTTTGGTTTCACAACAGAATATGTTCAAAAAAGCCACATCACAAAGTGAGGCTGCTGTAAAGGCTAGTTATATAGTGGCAGCAGAGATCGCAAAATCAGCCCGGCCCTTTAATGAGGGAGAGTTCGTGAAAAAGTGCATGATGAAAGTTTGTGACCTCGTATGCCCAGAGAAAAAGCAAGCATTTTCAAACGTGAGCCTGAGCAGGAACACAGTAGCTGATCGCACATGTGATCTTGCCACCAATCTGTATGACCAGCTGATGGAAAAGGGAAAAGATTTCGTTGCGTTCTCCCTCGCTGTGGATGAGAGCTGCAATGCATCTGATACTGCTCAGCTGTCATTCTTCATCCGTGGAGTGGACTCAAATCTGTGTGTTACGGAGGAGCTATTGGGATTCAAATCAATGCATGGCacaaccacaggaaaggaaatcTTTGAGGAGGTTTCCAAATGTGTAACTGAAATAAAGCTGCCATGGGATAAACTCGTTGGATTAACGACAGATCAGgcctc agcgATGTGCGGTAAAAAGAGTGGACTGGTGGGCATGGTTCGGGAGAAGATGCGGGAAGAGAACTGTGCATGTGAGCTAACTGTTTACCACTGCATCATACATCAGGAATCACTGTGTGCCAAAGCCCTAAAGATGGAACGTGTTATGACCACAGTAACACAGGTAGTTAACTTTATAAGAGCCAAAGGTCTGAATCACTGCCAGTTTACATTTTTTCTAGAGGAGTGTGGTTCAGAATACGCAAACATGCCGTATCACACAGAGGTGAGATGGCTAAGCAGAGGAAAAGTACTGAACAGATGTTTCGAGCTGCGTGAGGAAATATGTCAATTCCTGGAAACCAAAGGGAAGGATACAGCAGAGCTCCGGGAGCAAAAGTTTCTGTGTGAGCTGGCCTTTCTCTGTGACATCTCGAGCCATCTCGATGCGCTGAACCTGCAGCTTCAGGGGCGGGGGCGCATCATCACAGACATGTACGCTGCAGTGAGGGCCTTTAAAACTAAACTGTGCCTGTGGGAGAATCAGATGCTGCAAGGAAACCCTTGCCATTTTCCCTGCTGCCAAACCATAAAAGCGCAGATCTCTACCGCCGTGTTCCCATGCGCACAGTTTGCTGAAAAACTCAGTGTTCTCGCCGTTGAGTTTAGCCGGCAATTTGCCGACTTCGATGTCCAGAAATGTAGGTTTGAACTGCTTAGTAATCCCTTCGCAGTTGATGTGGAAAATGCACCAACCAATATCCAAATGGAGCTGATTGAACTCCAGTGCAACGACACGCTGAAGTCAAAGTATGATGCTGTGGGCGCCGCACAGTTTCCACGGTTCATCCCAGACACAATGCCTCAGCTCCGCACCCAAGCTGCTCAGATGCTCTCCATGTTCGGCAGCACTTATCTATGCGAGCAACTTTTCTCCTCGTTGAAGATGACCAAAACAACTCACAGGAGACGTCTGACTGATGAACACCTTCGCTCGATACTGAGGATTTCTTCAGCTCAGAGCCTGAGCCCAGACATTGATGAACTAGCATCCAAGAAGAGATGCCAGGTATCTGGCTTGGGCACATCAGATTAG